A stretch of DNA from Pagrus major chromosome 22, Pma_NU_1.0:
CTGAACAgcctcaatttaatactgatgcctctatttgacctacataagcaaacaagaccttCAGCGAGAACATTGGCTCTTTCTGTGTCATTATTAAAGTTATTCTTCCAGCCTGTAACGCCACAGGGTTGTATTACGATCCGTAACATTAAATCTATTTGTGCTGATGATGAACTGAGGAgtttcacagcctgaggaaagaagctgctttgCAGTTTGGTGGTACGTCTGTAAAACAACACTTACTTTGTTTCACTATCAACTTTCTGTGTCaaccaaaatcaacaaaaaacatgtttcttgttgtcactttaaattaaaatagtCAATTTTAGGTAGGTAAGTACAAGTGGTGGCCTAAATGTTTGAGAAGCGAGCTTGTTAGTGTCACCGGCTCAAATCCCCCAGGCCAGCGATCCAGTTTTACTGCCTCTGCTTGGTGCTATGAAGGCCCTAAGAATGCTGTTTGCCTTGGTCTAAATGCAGTGTGAACAGCCCCTGTGCGTATCAGTGATTTAACCATCGATGCAGGCATGTCACAGCTGGAAATGCAGACGGCAGAAGTGGGTGTGTCCATGCAGGTAGGCAAGCCATGTCCAAACCTGCTCACCTTGTCTGCTGCTGCAACAAAACCAGCACCACATACCAGGATACCGGAacattctctgtctctccagttctctctgcagctctctcagcCTGTCTCTCTACAAACCTGTCTAAGTGTGTCTAGATCGAGGTGTTATTGTTAGAATTGCAGACATGACGATCACAGTGTTTGTTACCAGCGTGAGCAGTTCCACGGAGGTAAAGTATGCAGTCTAATTTCAGCCTTGCTTCagtcttttacttttacttaggCATACTGTTAATACACTGACATATTGGAAACATCTAACAAAAGTagtaattacattttcatttctgtagacaaactgcagctgctcATTGTGGATGGTGAAATGAAGTTTATGACAAAATAGAACTTGGTGTACCCATATAGATCACAGGGCTACACATGAATGTAGCATTCTTGAAAACTGCACTGATGAAATACTGTCTTGTCCAGATAAAGAAACATCAGCAAAGAATTTCGATGGTCCTGGACTCCAAGAAGATCCCTCACAAAGATGTGGACATTAGCGCCGATGAGGACAGCAAGGCTTTAATGAGGGAGATAGCAGGGGACAAAACAGCACTGCCGCCTCAAATAGCCAACGGGAACGTCTACTGTGGGGTAAGTCTCACATAATAACCTGCAAAATAAATAGTAATGTGTACTGACTACATAACACACCTTCTCAAAACTAAGGGAGTTATGACTGATTGTTAATCATTTACATGCTTGCTGCATTTCTCACAGAAAACAACACCTTTGGTAGTCAAAGGGCGTAGACGCaggaattaaataaatatttacagattACTAAAGCACCCACAGGACATGTGCAAACTTCACCAATGCATGCAGAAGGGCACATTTATACTTCTTTACACACAGAGATATGCTGTCGGAGAGGTGTTGCTGGAAGTTACAATGGTGgcaactgttttatttttcatcaagtCATTATGAACCTCAGTTTGTGCACTAATTGTGAGTTTGGGCTAACATGTACAGCACACAATCGCTACTactaacaaatacatttatgagGAAGTGTTAAAACAATTTCTGTAACGGTTCCTCTGTCGCTTTCTCTCTTGTCCCTTACCCCCGACAACCTCTTCTGTCTTTCAGGACTACGCTGCATTTGAGGCTGCAGTCGAGGCAGAAGAATTAGAAAAGTTTCTCAAACTCTAAAAGGAGCGTAGACCAGCTGTGGGACATCTCAGCCACATTCCCCATGTTCACTGGAATATCTACATCTAGTTAagcaaatgaacaaaaaataaatctataaaagattatattaacatttctgtttccTTTCACTTGATTTGGTTATGACAGAGTAATGGTAATAATTCATGTTGATGAATAATGCTCATAGAAATGTAAATTTGGTTTACAGTGAGGTGGAAGGGAGTTTTTGGTGTTCtgacagtttgtattattaaataaaaaaaaatgtttaaaccaTCTGAACTCTGCCTGTTCCACTCATTGAcatgtgttttgtcatttctgtgAAAGGCTAGTACAAAGCGAGGTGAAGAACACTTAAATTGTTTTATGTATGTAAACATACTGTCTAAGAAATGATGACTATTGTGATCAGCTCGGGTTTTTGTCTGAAAAGACTTCAGAGAGTCAAATTGTCCAGTTCAACAGGGAGCTGTATTTACTTATCAGATCCGAGCATCAGCATAGCAACAGATCACATTTGCACTTACATCTGAAAGTGTCAGCAAACCTCCACAAGACCACACCTACAGTCAAACAGTCTGACTGTATTTGTCTGTTATACTTTCTGAAATAACCAAATGTCAACCATGTTAATACCAGTAACATTACACAACCAAGTTGAGGCTATAACATGCATAAACCTGTTACCCTGGTGCTCGTATGAAGGCTTTCACTACACCAACCCCTAGGGCACCATAACATTAAGACAATACTTAATCTATTTAAATTGTTGCAAAGAGGACTTTATGTAGGCTAACACAGCATGTACAGACTCTGATAGGTTATAcctaaaatattttgttgatgaAATAGTTAATACTGAGTATTCAGGGAATATTGGAGAGTAgtgtttttttacactttaaatttACATTTCCTTCTgttatagaaataaaaacaaaaacaaatagaaaatagaaatatttaattattgtaCACTTTCATAGTTGATTAAGATATGTTGCCTGCATTTATTCATATGATTATTTCTAAATATATTAGTCTAATTCATCTTGGTTTCCATGAATTAATATTGCAGGTCTATATGTAGCCtatttctttgtcttgttttttttttttttgcaacaacaTTTGAAGAGAGTCAGCGTcctcaaaaacaacacaaaccaaTAATAGTCAACTTTGACAACAGGCAGCACATTGGACGCCACTGTACGGAGCGGATGGGGCCTAGTTGGGCCTGGTGGTATTAAAACCTCGTCGCGGGCTTATGACGTCCTCTTTCCCCGCTGCCTGAGTGGAGGCTTTGGTACGTTTCTTAAGCTACCGGCACAATCCACCGGATTAATTAAACATCTTGATTTATAAAAGCATCACGTTGAGCTGTTTTAGTTGGATAATAACTCTCCTCTCATATCTGTTCTTTATTGCAGAACTTTAAGTCCAACATCCATCAAATATCAACAATGGCCGAGGAAGGGTGAGCATGACTCCTTTATGTGCCGCCAGCCCCACATAGTGTTAGCCGGGATATTTAACAAATAACACACCGCTGACTTGAAGCAACTTTTGGTGGAAAATgctgttgggggggggggtgtaaCTTTACATTATTTCTTGTACAGGCTACCTTCAATGACTGGTGTGATTAAATACTTGTAAATTTACatgagctaactggctagctTAGCCGAGTAGCAGGTTGGCAGGGTTATGGACACTTGATATCTACGTATGTCAAACAGCTCTCAAGTGTAGGGATGGTTAAAACATGTAGGAAGTTCGGGCGTTTGTGAGCTTGTTTAAAGCCCAGTGAAGTAATCATTTTACTGGGGAAACGTAATTGGCTGCAACAATGTGTGAAATCTGGAAGTCTAGGATGGTCTCTACTTGGAGCCTAAATCTGAATTTTGCTATGGAGTAGTGCACACAGATTTCATTTAATCAAACGTCAGAGTTGgaataaatgacacaaaacacaagcaaatgaACGTGCTTTCATTAATCTGCAGGATGTAGCCACTGTCAGTAATTGGGGTTGTCACAATTGGACTCACAGCCtcaaatatgtttaatatttcCAATGTCATGCCAGTTTGAGAGCCATACAGATAGGTTTGAGACAATTTAATAAAAAGTGATGCAATGGGAAGCTGCATCTATATGAAAGCGGATGTTTAATACCTTtttaataaaattacattatagGATCACTATCAGCCATTGTAGAAATATTTAGATTCATGCAAAATAGATTTGCATTGAGGATAATGAAATTGAAAaccacctttttttaaaaaatgtttaatttctgcaGGACAATCTGTTCCTTGCTTATGACTTGAGCTTCTTATTGCAGAATTGACATCTGTCAGGGAAACGGAGAAAATCtgtaaagccaaaacatgtcaATGTAGAGGAAGGAAATGACCAATCAAGTAATTGTGGAAACATGAGAACAGAtgtgttacatttatttttaataggCAATCTATCTCAAACTGGCTTTGATTTGAAAGCATCTCAAAGTGACATGAGCTGTCAACAGACCTTCATCAGCAGGATTAGGTTACATAAACTAACCTAAACATGTAAAATTGGTTTGTACTTGACCTAAAGAATATAAATCAATCTAATCATCCGGACAGGAGATTGTTTCTCCAATTGCCTCACTTTGCTAAATTTGTCACCCCACTGATACTGAAGGGTCGGCTGTCCTAAGACATTCCTCTTTAGTGAGCTCTCTGGTGCTTGAATGATGACTCTATATTCTTTTGTCGGATACCCCTTCACTCTACAATGAGTGAGATCCCTATTCTGACACGCTGGAAGCTCTACTAAAGTCCACTTGTTTGTCATCCCCAGTTTGGTTATTTTTTCTAAgcctcttttttcctcccatctCTAATAGCGTTGCTGCTGGAGGTGTCATGGATGTCAACACCGCTCTCCCTGAAGTGCTCAAGACCGCACTCATCCACGATGGTCTCGCCCGTGGTATCCGTGAGGCTGCCAAGGCCCTGGACAAGTATGTGGGCGAAAAAATAATTACTTCAGTATTTTGTTTAGTCTTGTAGGTGTATCGCTGATGATATCTTGGCTCCCTCTACTGAGCTTTTATGCAGAAGACTGCCATTGTTACCCAATTTCTGTCTGAGATATGCCTTCAGATTTGGAAATGTGAACATAGTGTATAAACATTTGCTGCAAGCTAATTCAGTGTTCTTTTGCAGGCGTCAGGCCCATCTTTGCGCCCTTGCAGCCAACTGCGACGAGCCCATGTACGTCAAGCTGGTGGAGGCCCTCTGCGCTGAGCATCAGATCAACCTGATTAAGGTAATGAGCAAAACTGATAAAGCACCAGGAGTGAGTCTAAACAGAAAAGATTCTAACATGATTCTCTCTTGAAAGTCTCGATTTAGAAAAGTCAATTAGTCATACAATTGTGATGGCCTGTAATAATTTGGCTACATGTATCTGATGATTGAACCAATTTGATGGAGAAACAACAGAATTAAACATTTGTCATGTTCTTGTTCTTAGCTAGGCTACTTCTTGAGTTTTGGTTGGGATAGTCTGACCCACTGGGTTAGAGTCGTCATTGTGTCGTTACTTCAGGTGGCATTCTCATACCTTCTATCTGCATGTTTTCAACATCCCTCACTGTGGGGAAAACCTCCGATCTAgcactgaaaatggcaagttaccctGACCTATAACCTGGTCGTTAAAGGTATGAACAAACGTAAAAAGGCCATTTAATACCAGGGCTTGTTGGTGCATCCTAGGCTTAGTGCCGCCCAAGACAAATgtgattttgttaaattaaaatcGCATCAAATCGCATTGTGAACCATTGAATCATGAGCTGCTTAGATTCCCATTCCCAGCCTACATTGGGAGGGAAAATGCTTCATCAAATCCACATGTAAAGTCTTTTTCCCAGATGTTTTGTGCAACAGATGAGTTAAGGCAGCATGTTGTTGTGTAGTGCTGTATCACTGATGATAATTTGGCTCCCTCTACTGAATACTATGAGGAGATTGCCACTGTTACCCAATTTCTGTCTGAGATACAGCGGAGTACA
This window harbors:
- the rps12 gene encoding small ribosomal subunit protein eS12; this encodes MAEEGVAAGGVMDVNTALPEVLKTALIHDGLARGIREAAKALDKRQAHLCALAANCDEPMYVKLVEALCAEHQINLIKVDDNKKLGEWVGLCKIDREGKPRKVVGCSCVVVKDYGKESQAKDVIEEYFKGKK
- the LOC141017562 gene encoding SH3 domain-binding glutamic acid-rich-like protein 3 encodes the protein MTITVFVTSVSSSTEIKKHQQRISMVLDSKKIPHKDVDISADEDSKALMREIAGDKTALPPQIANGNVYCGDYAAFEAAVEAEELEKFLKL